The following coding sequences lie in one Maribacter forsetii DSM 18668 genomic window:
- a CDS encoding PorP/SprF family type IX secretion system membrane protein: MNKYFLTIIITLAGLFMGHAQQDAQYTQYMYNTISVNPAYAGSRGVLSIAALHRSQWVGLDGAPTTQTLNFHTPVSEHVGLGLSVVNDEIGNGTNQDTYIDAAFSYTVNTSEEGKLSFGLKAGGHLFNVDFTKLRNYGAESNLPNIDNKFSPNFGAGIYYHTDRFYAGLSVPNFLQTEHFDSSDSNSSSLIAQERMNFYLITGYVFDLKNNVKFKPAALIKAVKGAPLQVDLSANFLFNDKFSLGAAYRWDAALSALFGFQLNDQFMIGLAYDKETTDLGATRFNDGSFEIMLRYEFLNKYKRVITPRFF; this comes from the coding sequence ATGAACAAATATTTTCTAACCATTATAATTACCCTTGCGGGACTCTTTATGGGGCATGCCCAGCAAGACGCTCAGTACACGCAGTACATGTACAATACGATATCTGTGAACCCTGCGTATGCAGGTTCCCGAGGGGTGCTCAGCATCGCCGCACTGCACCGTTCGCAGTGGGTGGGGCTTGACGGCGCACCTACGACGCAGACATTGAACTTCCATACACCGGTATCCGAACATGTAGGATTGGGGCTATCGGTGGTGAACGATGAGATCGGTAACGGTACCAACCAGGATACCTACATAGACGCCGCGTTCAGCTATACGGTCAACACGTCAGAGGAAGGAAAGCTTTCCTTCGGACTGAAGGCCGGTGGCCACCTGTTCAACGTGGATTTTACCAAACTTAGGAACTACGGGGCGGAGAGCAACCTACCGAACATCGATAACAAGTTCTCGCCGAACTTCGGTGCGGGGATCTATTACCATACGGATCGGTTCTATGCAGGGCTATCGGTACCGAACTTTTTACAGACCGAGCATTTCGACAGTTCGGATTCTAACAGTTCCAGCCTTATCGCACAAGAGCGTATGAACTTCTATTTGATCACGGGGTATGTGTTCGATCTTAAGAACAACGTAAAGTTCAAACCAGCGGCATTGATCAAAGCGGTAAAGGGAGCACCGTTACAAGTAGACCTTAGTGCAAACTTTTTGTTCAACGACAAGTTCTCTTTGGGAGCGGCGTACAGATGGGACGCGGCGCTGAGCGCCCTGTTCGGTTTTCAGTTGAACGACCAGTTCATGATCGGTCTGGCGTACGACAAGGAAACGACCGATCTTGGAGCTACCAGGTTCAACGACGGCTCTTTCGAGATCATGCTGAGATATGAATTTCTTAACAAGTACAAACGAGTGATCACCCCAAGATTCTTTTAA